In a genomic window of Streptomyces koelreuteriae:
- a CDS encoding GNAT family N-acetyltransferase, whose translation MLTQTTSRVLEPSDLDAALAVLDREPVANAFVTSRVQIAGLDPWRLGGEMWGWYEDGMLTSLCYAGANLVPICAGPRAVRAFADRARRAGRRCSSIVGPAGSTADLWRLLEPQWGPARDVRRRQPLMVTDGLPAGIAPDPYVRRVRKDEMETLMPACVAMFTEEVGISPLAGDGGLLYQARVAELVGSGRAFARFDADGKVVFKAEIGAATDRACQIQGVWVAPEYRGTGLAAPGMAAVLRYALADVAPVVSLYVNDFNTAARRTYQRVGFQEVGAFMSVLF comes from the coding sequence GTGTTGACGCAGACCACCTCACGGGTCCTCGAACCGAGCGACCTGGATGCCGCGCTCGCCGTACTCGACCGTGAGCCGGTCGCGAACGCCTTCGTGACGTCCAGGGTGCAGATCGCCGGCCTCGACCCGTGGCGGCTCGGCGGCGAGATGTGGGGCTGGTACGAGGACGGCATGCTGACGTCCCTGTGCTACGCGGGCGCCAACCTCGTCCCGATCTGCGCCGGCCCGCGCGCCGTCCGCGCCTTCGCCGACCGGGCCCGCCGGGCCGGCCGCCGCTGCTCCTCCATCGTCGGGCCCGCCGGGTCCACCGCCGACCTGTGGCGGCTGCTGGAACCCCAGTGGGGCCCGGCCCGCGACGTCCGCCGCCGGCAGCCGCTCATGGTCACCGACGGCCTGCCGGCCGGTATCGCCCCGGACCCCTACGTCCGCCGCGTCCGCAAGGACGAGATGGAAACGCTCATGCCGGCGTGCGTGGCGATGTTCACCGAGGAGGTCGGGATCTCCCCGCTCGCCGGCGACGGCGGCCTCCTCTACCAGGCCCGCGTCGCCGAACTCGTCGGCTCCGGCCGCGCCTTCGCCCGCTTCGACGCGGACGGCAAGGTCGTCTTCAAGGCGGAGATCGGCGCCGCGACGGACCGCGCCTGCCAGATCCAGGGCGTCTGGGTCGCCCCCGAATACCGCGGCACAGGCCTGGCGGCCCCCGGCATGGCAGCCGTCCTCCGCTATGCCCTGGCCGACGTCGCCCCGGTGGTCAGCCTCTACGTGAACGACTTCAACACGGCGGCCAGAAGGACGTACCAGCGAGTGGGCTTCCAGGAAGTGGGAGCCTTCATGAGCGTGCTGTTCTGA
- a CDS encoding tetratricopeptide repeat protein has translation METWRHFRAELARLMNEGEVTVAQVVRTIPVGRETLYGYLRDREAGVGNGDWETIGALLRCIESLAGANGHPLEIDHTRWQRSWQTLRDRQGTTRRPSREFVPRLPADTWIGGWDGAADAVLAHSSAQELAGWPKGQERLDALAEAVARLSAACEPELARDAASRLASGAEAEFGAADARTLAARHALAFWTGHTHDVRRALELTAGLHTDCARHLGPDHILTRLAALREALWLGHTGCWHEANRLYARTAHREAAHSDRNEMLWLLARWGMARTGGRSGNWIHAHIELDQLLPDVIQAFGPTAPATLDARHSHAWATARAGEHDAACSLLARLADDSDTALGQGHPTSLRVRTSLAYWNQRRGSAEEALPMATAVRQRSERLLGPDHPLSTEAAEVQALCGLDLDPDTAIAGLRDVVTRRERHLGRVHPHTLQARSNHAAVRATLDGPLAALGLFRELARDFGETLGEEHPETLRVRMNLAIATLEAEGAEEARWLCARVVQSLRRVLGDDHPETVLGRAVLRSVEQRKRESVTADRPVVVRRPPYGTSFEAGGGQSDRALKSAVEPVTWCAEPDPGTHAPDDGYAVLRAVATLPVSTWSYRGEEGVRHLGPMAQDWYAAFGLGADDRTIHPIDVNGVSVVAVQALYRMVSGLQDEVSRLRKRLDDG, from the coding sequence GTGGAGACGTGGCGGCACTTCCGGGCGGAGCTTGCCCGGCTCATGAACGAGGGCGAGGTCACCGTCGCGCAGGTGGTCCGGACCATCCCCGTCGGGCGCGAGACCCTCTACGGCTACCTGAGGGACCGTGAGGCCGGCGTCGGCAACGGCGACTGGGAGACCATCGGGGCGCTCCTGCGCTGCATCGAGTCCCTCGCCGGGGCCAACGGCCATCCCCTCGAGATCGATCACACCCGGTGGCAGAGGTCCTGGCAGACTCTCCGCGACCGCCAGGGGACCACCCGCAGACCGAGCAGGGAGTTCGTCCCGCGTCTGCCGGCGGACACCTGGATCGGCGGCTGGGACGGAGCCGCCGACGCCGTGCTGGCCCACTCCTCGGCCCAGGAGCTGGCGGGCTGGCCGAAGGGCCAGGAGCGACTCGACGCGCTGGCGGAGGCGGTCGCCAGGCTCAGCGCCGCTTGCGAACCCGAACTGGCCCGCGATGCCGCCTCGCGACTCGCCTCCGGTGCCGAAGCCGAGTTCGGCGCGGCCGACGCCAGAACCCTGGCCGCCCGGCACGCGCTCGCGTTCTGGACCGGCCACACCCACGACGTCCGCCGCGCGCTGGAGCTGACGGCCGGTCTGCACACGGACTGCGCACGCCACCTGGGACCGGATCACATCCTCACCCGGCTCGCCGCCCTGCGGGAGGCCCTCTGGCTCGGGCACACGGGCTGCTGGCACGAGGCCAACCGGCTCTACGCCCGGACCGCCCACCGCGAGGCCGCGCACTCCGACCGGAACGAGATGCTCTGGCTGCTCGCCCGCTGGGGCATGGCCCGCACGGGAGGGCGGTCGGGCAACTGGATCCACGCGCACATCGAGCTGGACCAGCTGCTGCCGGACGTGATCCAGGCGTTCGGACCGACGGCCCCGGCCACGCTCGACGCCCGGCACTCCCACGCCTGGGCCACAGCACGCGCCGGCGAGCACGACGCGGCGTGCTCGCTGCTCGCCCGGCTCGCCGACGACTCCGACACCGCCCTGGGCCAGGGCCATCCCACAAGCCTGCGTGTCCGCACATCGCTGGCCTACTGGAACCAGCGGCGCGGCTCGGCCGAAGAGGCGCTCCCCATGGCCACGGCCGTGCGGCAGCGCTCCGAGCGGCTGCTCGGACCGGACCACCCCCTGAGCACCGAGGCCGCCGAGGTCCAGGCGCTGTGCGGGCTGGACCTCGATCCGGACACGGCGATCGCCGGCCTGCGGGACGTCGTGACCCGCCGGGAGCGGCACCTCGGCCGCGTGCACCCCCATACGCTGCAGGCACGCTCCAACCACGCGGCGGTTCGGGCCACGCTCGACGGTCCTCTCGCGGCCCTCGGGCTGTTCCGGGAGCTCGCCCGCGACTTCGGCGAGACCCTGGGAGAGGAACACCCCGAGACCCTCCGCGTGCGGATGAACCTCGCCATCGCCACCCTCGAAGCCGAGGGCGCCGAGGAGGCCCGGTGGCTGTGCGCGCGGGTCGTCCAGTCACTCCGCAGGGTTCTGGGGGACGACCACCCGGAAACGGTGCTGGGCAGGGCAGTCCTGCGGAGCGTCGAACAGCGGAAGCGGGAGAGCGTGACGGCGGATCGCCCCGTCGTGGTGCGTCGGCCTCCGTACGGCACGTCGTTCGAGGCGGGAGGCGGGCAGAGCGACCGGGCCCTCAAATCGGCCGTCGAACCCGTCACCTGGTGCGCCGAACCGGACCCCGGCACGCACGCTCCCGACGACGGCTACGCCGTACTGCGTGCCGTCGCCACCCTGCCCGTGAGCACCTGGAGCTACCGCGGCGAAGAGGGCGTACGGCACCTCGGCCCCATGGCGCAGGACTGGTACGCCGCGTTCGGCCTGGGGGCCGACGACCGGACCATCCACCCCATCGACGTCAACGGTGTCTCCGTCGTCGCCGTGCAGGCGCTGTACCGGATGGTGAGCGGCCTCCAGGACGAGGTGAGCCGGCTCAGGAAGCGGCTCGACGACGGGTGA
- the ispG gene encoding flavodoxin-dependent (E)-4-hydroxy-3-methylbut-2-enyl-diphosphate synthase: MTAISLGMPSVPTRLAERRKSRQIQVGAVAVGGDAPVSVQSMTTTRTSDIGSTLQQIAELTASGCQIVRVACPTQDDADALSTIARKSQIPVIADIHFQPKYVFAAIEAGCAAVRVNPGNIKQFDDKVKEIAKAARDHGTPIRIGVNAGSLDRRLLQKYGKATPEALAESALWEASLFEEHDFRDIKISVKHNDPVVMVEAYRQLAAQCDYPLHLGVTEAGPAFQGTIKSAVAFGALLSQGIGDTIRVSLSAPPVEEVKVGLQILESLNLKQRGLEIVSCPSCGRAQVDVYKLAEEVTAGLTGMEVPLRVAVMGCVVNGPGEAREADLGVASGNGKGQIFVKGEVIKTVPESKIVETLIEEAMKLAEQMEADGVASGEPSVAVAG, from the coding sequence ATGACTGCGATTTCTCTCGGCATGCCGTCCGTACCGACCAGGCTCGCCGAGCGCCGGAAGAGCCGCCAGATCCAGGTCGGGGCCGTGGCGGTCGGCGGAGACGCCCCCGTCTCGGTGCAGTCGATGACGACGACGCGTACGTCCGACATCGGCTCCACCCTCCAGCAGATCGCCGAGCTGACCGCCTCCGGCTGTCAGATCGTCCGCGTCGCCTGCCCGACGCAGGACGACGCCGACGCCCTGTCGACCATCGCCCGCAAGTCGCAGATCCCGGTCATCGCCGACATCCACTTCCAGCCGAAGTACGTCTTCGCCGCGATCGAGGCCGGCTGCGCGGCCGTCCGCGTCAACCCGGGCAACATCAAGCAGTTCGACGACAAGGTCAAGGAGATCGCCAAGGCGGCCCGCGACCACGGCACCCCGATCCGCATCGGCGTCAACGCCGGCTCCCTCGACCGGCGCCTGCTCCAGAAGTACGGCAAGGCGACGCCCGAGGCGCTGGCCGAGTCCGCCCTGTGGGAGGCCTCCCTCTTCGAGGAGCACGACTTCCGGGACATCAAGATCTCGGTCAAGCACAACGACCCGGTCGTGATGGTCGAGGCGTACCGCCAGCTCGCGGCCCAGTGCGACTACCCGCTGCACCTCGGCGTGACGGAGGCGGGCCCGGCCTTCCAGGGCACGATCAAGTCGGCCGTGGCCTTCGGCGCGCTGCTCTCCCAGGGCATCGGCGACACGATCCGCGTCTCCCTCTCGGCCCCGCCGGTCGAGGAGGTCAAGGTCGGCCTCCAGATCCTGGAGTCCCTGAACCTCAAGCAGCGCGGCCTGGAGATCGTCTCCTGCCCGTCCTGCGGCCGCGCCCAGGTCGACGTCTACAAGCTCGCCGAAGAGGTCACGGCCGGCCTGACCGGCATGGAGGTCCCCCTCCGCGTCGCCGTCATGGGCTGCGTCGTCAACGGCCCCGGCGAGGCCCGCGAGGCCGACCTCGGCGTCGCCTCCGGCAACGGCAAGGGCCAGATCTTCGTCAAGGGCGAGGTCATCAAGACGGTCCCGGAGTCCAAGATCGTCGAAACCCTCATCGAGGAGGCCATGAAGCTGGCCGAACAGATGGAGGCGGACGGCGTGGCCTCGGGCGAGCCGTCGGTGGCGGTCGCGGGCTGA
- a CDS encoding M50 family metallopeptidase — protein MFILGIVIFVVGLLFSIAWHELGHLSTAKLFGIRVPQYMVGFGPTLWSRKKGETEYGIKAIPFGGYIRMIGMFPPGPDGRLTARSTSPWRGMIEDARTAAYEELRPGDENRLFYTRKPWKRVIVMFAGPFMNLILAVALFLGILMGFGITQQTTTVSSVSQCVIAQSENRDKCEKGDAASPAAAAGLKAGDKIVSFDGVATDDWNKLSDLIRATPGQEVPIVVDRKGQDVTLQAKIATNQVAKKDSSGQVVEGQYVQAGFLGFSAATGVVKQDFGDSVSWMGDRMGDAVDSLAALPGKIPALWNAAFDGAPREADSPMGVVGAARVGGEIFTLDIPPTQQLAMALMLVAGFNLSLFLFNMLPLLPLDGGHVAGALWESLRRNTAKVLRRPDPGPFDVAKLMPVAYVVAGIFICFTILVLIADVVNPVRIS, from the coding sequence ATGTTCATCCTCGGCATAGTGATCTTCGTGGTCGGACTGCTGTTCTCGATCGCGTGGCACGAGCTGGGCCATCTGTCGACCGCCAAGCTGTTCGGCATCCGCGTGCCGCAGTACATGGTCGGTTTCGGACCGACGCTCTGGTCGCGCAAGAAGGGCGAGACCGAGTACGGGATCAAGGCCATCCCGTTCGGCGGCTACATCCGCATGATCGGCATGTTCCCGCCCGGCCCCGACGGCCGCCTCACGGCGCGCTCCACCTCCCCGTGGCGCGGCATGATCGAGGACGCCCGCACCGCCGCCTACGAGGAGCTCCGGCCGGGCGACGAGAACCGCCTGTTCTACACGCGCAAGCCCTGGAAGCGCGTGATCGTGATGTTCGCGGGCCCCTTCATGAACCTGATCCTCGCGGTGGCGCTGTTCCTCGGCATCCTCATGGGCTTCGGCATCACCCAGCAGACGACCACCGTCAGCTCCGTCTCCCAGTGCGTCATCGCCCAGAGCGAGAACCGCGACAAGTGCGAGAAGGGCGACGCGGCCAGCCCGGCCGCCGCCGCCGGCCTGAAGGCGGGCGACAAGATCGTCTCCTTCGACGGCGTGGCCACCGACGACTGGAACAAGCTCTCCGACCTCATCCGCGCCACCCCCGGCCAGGAGGTGCCGATCGTCGTCGATCGCAAGGGCCAGGACGTCACCCTGCAGGCGAAGATCGCCACCAACCAGGTCGCCAAGAAGGACTCGAGCGGACAGGTCGTCGAGGGCCAGTACGTCCAGGCCGGCTTCCTCGGCTTCAGCGCGGCCACCGGCGTGGTCAAGCAGGACTTCGGCGACTCCGTGAGCTGGATGGGGGACCGGATGGGCGACGCCGTCGACTCCCTCGCCGCCCTCCCCGGCAAGATCCCGGCGCTGTGGAACGCGGCCTTCGACGGCGCGCCCCGTGAGGCCGACTCCCCGATGGGCGTGGTCGGCGCGGCCCGCGTCGGCGGCGAGATCTTCACCCTGGACATCCCGCCCACCCAGCAGCTGGCCATGGCCCTCATGCTGGTCGCCGGCTTCAACCTCTCCCTGTTCCTGTTCAACATGCTCCCGCTGCTGCCGCTCGACGGCGGCCATGTCGCGGGCGCGCTGTGGGAGTCGCTGCGCCGCAACACCGCCAAGGTGCTGCGCCGGCCGGACCCGGGCCCCTTCGACGTGGCGAAGCTCATGCCGGTCGCCTACGTGGTCGCGGGGATCTTCATCTGCTTCACGATCCTCGTGCTGATCGCGGACGTCGTTAACCCGGTGAGAATCTCCTAG